One window of the Candidatus Microbacterium colombiense genome contains the following:
- a CDS encoding family 1 glycosylhydrolase, with protein sequence MLAFPDGFLWGAATAAHQVEGNNTTSNWWAMEHAPGSPMVEPSGDAADHFHRYPEDMGLLASAGLNSYRFSVEWARIEPERGFISQASLDHYRRMIDTAQENGLDPTVTLMHFTVPQWFQKDGFWRADDAVDLFARYVETVLPILDGVTYVCTINEPNIAAMLAGGEDAANLVAYGLPNPDLAVADTLLDAHHRASEILHSVSGVQAGWTIATQAFHSTGEPGADEMLAEYGDPRDHWYLDQSAGDDFVGVQAYTRTFIGPEGPRPVSPDVETTLTGWEFYPEALELGVRSAWERSGGVPVLVTENGIATADDTRRIAYTQGALEGLHRAISDGIEVRAYQHWSALDNYEWASGFAPTFGLIGFDRQTFERSPKPSLAWLGEVARRNGL encoded by the coding sequence GTGCTCGCATTTCCCGACGGCTTCCTCTGGGGCGCCGCGACCGCGGCCCACCAGGTGGAGGGCAACAACACGACCAGCAACTGGTGGGCCATGGAGCACGCTCCCGGCTCGCCGATGGTGGAGCCTTCGGGAGACGCCGCCGATCACTTCCATCGCTATCCGGAAGACATGGGTCTGCTCGCATCCGCGGGGCTGAACTCCTACCGGTTCTCCGTGGAGTGGGCGCGCATCGAGCCCGAACGCGGGTTCATCTCGCAGGCGTCGCTCGACCACTATCGCCGCATGATCGACACCGCGCAGGAGAACGGGCTCGACCCGACCGTCACGCTGATGCACTTCACGGTGCCGCAGTGGTTCCAGAAGGACGGCTTCTGGCGGGCGGATGACGCGGTCGATCTGTTCGCGCGCTACGTCGAGACGGTGCTGCCGATCCTCGACGGTGTGACCTACGTCTGCACGATCAACGAGCCGAACATCGCCGCGATGCTGGCCGGGGGAGAGGATGCGGCGAACCTCGTCGCCTACGGTCTCCCCAATCCCGACCTCGCGGTCGCCGACACCCTCCTCGACGCGCACCATCGCGCATCCGAGATCCTGCACTCGGTCTCGGGGGTGCAGGCCGGATGGACGATCGCGACCCAGGCGTTCCACTCGACCGGCGAGCCCGGCGCCGATGAGATGCTCGCCGAATACGGCGACCCCCGTGATCACTGGTATCTCGATCAGTCCGCCGGCGACGACTTCGTCGGTGTGCAGGCCTACACCCGCACCTTCATCGGACCGGAGGGACCGCGGCCCGTGAGCCCCGACGTGGAGACGACCCTCACCGGCTGGGAGTTCTATCCGGAGGCACTCGAGCTCGGCGTGCGCAGCGCCTGGGAGCGCAGCGGCGGCGTGCCGGTGCTCGTCACCGAGAACGGCATCGCGACGGCCGATGACACGCGGCGTATCGCCTACACGCAGGGTGCGCTGGAGGGGCTGCATCGCGCCATCTCCGACGGCATCGAGGTGCGGGCGTACCAGCACTGGAGCGCGCTGGACAATTACGAGTGGGCGAGCGGATTCGCGCCGACCTTCGGGCTGATCGGGTTCGACCGCCAGACGTTCGAGCGATCGCCGAAGCCGTCGCTGGCCTGGCTCGGCGAGGTCGCCCGCCGCAACGGCCTCTGA
- a CDS encoding TatD family hydrolase translates to MTYVQQRSGDGRKDLRYPAAPEPLAVAVYDNHAHLEIVDGEEPLTLTEQLDRAAAVGIAGVVQASGDIESSRWAVEAAASDPRVLAAVAIHPNDAPAYAADGRLDEAISVIDELAAHPRTRAIGETGLDFFRTGPEGYDAQFASFEAHIALAKKHGIAMQIHDRDAHDAVLETLQRVGAPERTVFHCFSGDDVMARVCADVGYHLSFAGNVTFKNAQNLRDALHVTPLDRILVETDAPFLTPVPLRGRPNAPYLVPITVRFMAAELGIEVDELAARIAENTLRVYGSFTD, encoded by the coding sequence ATGACCTACGTGCAGCAGAGGTCGGGTGACGGACGCAAGGATCTGCGGTATCCGGCGGCTCCCGAGCCGCTGGCCGTGGCGGTCTACGACAACCACGCGCACCTGGAGATCGTCGACGGCGAGGAGCCGCTGACGTTGACCGAGCAACTGGATCGCGCCGCGGCCGTCGGTATCGCCGGCGTGGTGCAGGCGTCGGGTGACATCGAGTCGTCGCGGTGGGCGGTCGAGGCCGCGGCATCCGACCCTCGTGTGCTCGCGGCGGTCGCGATCCATCCGAACGACGCCCCGGCGTACGCGGCGGACGGTCGGCTGGACGAGGCGATCTCGGTGATCGATGAGCTCGCCGCGCATCCGCGCACCCGTGCGATCGGCGAGACCGGACTCGATTTCTTCCGCACCGGGCCCGAGGGGTATGACGCCCAGTTCGCCTCGTTCGAGGCGCACATCGCGCTCGCCAAGAAGCACGGCATCGCCATGCAGATCCACGATCGCGATGCGCACGACGCGGTGCTGGAGACGCTGCAGCGGGTCGGGGCACCGGAACGCACCGTGTTCCACTGCTTCTCCGGCGATGACGTCATGGCCCGCGTCTGTGCGGATGTCGGCTACCACCTGTCGTTCGCCGGCAACGTCACCTTCAAGAACGCGCAGAACCTGCGCGATGCGCTGCACGTCACGCCGCTGGACCGGATCCTGGTCGAGACCGACGCCCCCTTCCTCACGCCCGTTCCCCTGCGAGGACGCCCGAATGCGCCCTATCTCGTGCCGATCACGGTGCGGTTCATGGCAGCCGAGCTCGGCATCGAGGTCGATGAACTCGCGGCGCGGATCGCCGAGAACACCCTCCGGGTCTACGGCTCCTTCACGGACTGA
- the metG gene encoding methionine--tRNA ligase has translation MPAGESFYITTPIYYPSDVPHIGHGYTTVAVDTLARWHRQAGDDTWMLTGTDEHGQKMLRAAAANGVTPQEWVDKLVTESWFPQLRTLDVANDDFIRTTQERHEERVKKFVQAIYDRGYIYAGEYEALYCVGCEEFKPESEILDGTGPFEGLKVCAIHSKPLELLQEKNYFFKLSEFQDRLLELYKTQPDFIRPESARNEVVSFVRQGLKDLSISRSAFDWGIPLPWDESHVIYVWVDALLNYATAVGYGDDDATFARRWPAYHVVGKDILRFHAVIWPAMLMAAGLEVPQGVFAHGWLLVGGEKMSKSKLTGIAPTEITDVFGSDAYRFYFLSAIAFGQDGSFSWEDLSARYQAELANGFGNLASRTTAMIEKYFEGIVPPAADYTEKDLAIQKLVADAASNADAAIEQFRIDEAIAAIWTIVDALNGYITENEPWALARDEAQRARLGTVLYTCAEGLRALAVLLSPVMPQSTEKLWVALGAAESLGRLLDQPIREAGAWGVLRPGTSVNGLTPLFPRVESAS, from the coding sequence ATGCCCGCTGGCGAATCGTTCTACATCACCACGCCCATCTACTACCCTTCCGACGTGCCTCACATCGGCCACGGGTACACGACGGTGGCCGTCGACACGCTCGCGCGCTGGCACCGCCAGGCGGGCGACGACACCTGGATGCTCACGGGCACCGACGAGCACGGGCAGAAGATGCTCCGTGCCGCGGCCGCGAACGGCGTGACCCCGCAGGAGTGGGTCGACAAGCTCGTCACCGAGAGCTGGTTCCCTCAGCTGCGGACGCTCGACGTCGCCAACGACGACTTCATCCGGACCACGCAGGAGCGGCACGAGGAGCGGGTCAAGAAGTTCGTGCAGGCCATCTACGACCGCGGCTACATCTATGCGGGCGAGTATGAGGCGCTGTACTGCGTGGGCTGCGAGGAGTTCAAGCCGGAATCCGAGATCCTCGACGGCACCGGTCCTTTCGAGGGACTGAAGGTCTGTGCGATCCACTCCAAGCCGCTCGAGCTGCTGCAGGAGAAGAACTATTTCTTCAAGCTGAGCGAGTTCCAGGACCGCCTGCTCGAGCTCTACAAGACCCAGCCCGACTTCATCCGCCCGGAGTCGGCGCGCAACGAGGTCGTCTCCTTCGTGCGTCAGGGGCTCAAGGACCTCTCGATCTCGCGCTCGGCCTTCGACTGGGGCATCCCGCTGCCGTGGGACGAGTCGCACGTGATCTACGTGTGGGTCGACGCTCTTCTCAACTACGCCACGGCCGTGGGGTACGGCGACGATGACGCCACGTTCGCGCGGCGCTGGCCCGCCTATCACGTGGTCGGCAAGGACATCCTGCGCTTCCACGCGGTGATCTGGCCCGCGATGCTGATGGCCGCCGGTCTCGAGGTGCCCCAGGGCGTCTTCGCGCACGGCTGGCTGCTCGTCGGCGGCGAGAAGATGTCGAAGTCGAAGCTCACCGGCATCGCACCGACGGAGATCACCGACGTCTTCGGTTCCGACGCCTACCGGTTCTACTTCCTCTCGGCGATCGCTTTCGGGCAGGACGGTTCCTTCTCCTGGGAGGACCTGTCGGCGCGCTATCAGGCCGAGCTCGCGAACGGCTTCGGCAACCTCGCCTCGCGCACGACCGCGATGATCGAGAAGTATTTCGAGGGCATCGTGCCCCCGGCTGCGGACTACACCGAGAAGGATCTCGCGATCCAGAAACTGGTCGCCGACGCGGCCTCGAACGCGGATGCCGCGATCGAGCAGTTCCGTATCGATGAGGCGATCGCGGCCATCTGGACCATCGTCGATGCGCTCAACGGCTACATCACCGAGAACGAGCCGTGGGCGCTCGCCCGCGACGAGGCCCAGCGTGCACGCCTGGGCACGGTGCTGTACACCTGCGCCGAGGGCCTGCGTGCGCTCGCGGTGCTGCTGTCGCCGGTGATGCCGCAGTCGACCGAGAAGTTGTGGGTCGCCCTCGGCGCGGCGGAGAGCCTCGGGCGTCTTCTGGACCAGCCGATCCGTGAGGCCGGAGCATGGGGCGTGTTGCGTCCCGGCACCAGCGTCAACGGACTCACCCCGCTGTTCCCGCGGGTGGAGTCCGCGTCCTGA
- a CDS encoding ABC transporter permease: MTSTMNVKIPDDRIASPSPWRAFGRMVGTLWSNGKARLGLCLLGAFVLVAVFAPVLAPYGPKDNGFERNADASLAHWLGTTAAGEDVLSQLIYGAQISLLVGFAAGILSTIVAVLIGLSWGYMRGFAGEVVGFIVNLFLVIPGLPLMIVIAAYLQNGGILMIIAVIVVTGWAWGARVLRSQTQSLRGNDFVTSAQFSGDSRARIVFREILPNITSIIAGTLFGAATAAILAEAGLEFLGLGDSSIVSWGTMLYWAQNSNSLLTGQWLLLFAPGLCIALLALSLTLINFGVDGISNPRLREGKGR; this comes from the coding sequence CTGTGGTCCAACGGCAAGGCACGGCTGGGCCTGTGCCTCCTGGGCGCGTTCGTTCTCGTCGCCGTGTTCGCCCCGGTCCTCGCGCCCTACGGCCCCAAGGACAACGGATTCGAACGCAACGCCGATGCCTCGCTCGCGCACTGGCTCGGGACGACGGCTGCAGGTGAGGATGTGCTGAGCCAGCTCATCTACGGCGCGCAGATCAGTCTGCTCGTCGGTTTCGCCGCGGGCATCCTCTCCACGATCGTCGCCGTGCTCATCGGTCTGAGCTGGGGATACATGCGCGGCTTCGCCGGCGAGGTGGTGGGGTTCATCGTCAACCTGTTCCTCGTGATCCCCGGTCTCCCGCTCATGATCGTGATCGCCGCGTATCTGCAGAACGGCGGCATCCTGATGATCATCGCGGTGATCGTCGTCACCGGCTGGGCCTGGGGCGCGCGCGTGCTGCGCAGCCAGACGCAGTCCCTGCGCGGCAACGACTTCGTCACCTCGGCGCAGTTCTCCGGCGACAGCCGCGCGCGCATCGTCTTCCGCGAGATCCTCCCGAACATCACCTCGATCATCGCGGGCACACTGTTCGGCGCGGCCACCGCGGCGATCCTGGCCGAGGCGGGGCTCGAATTCCTGGGTCTCGGCGACTCCAGCATCGTCAGCTGGGGCACGATGCTCTACTGGGCGCAGAACTCCAACTCGTTGCTCACCGGGCAGTGGCTGCTGCTGTTCGCACCCGGTCTGTGCATCGCCCTGCTGGCCCTGAGCCTGACACTGATCAACTTCGGCGTGGATGGGATCTCCAATCCCCGCCTGCGAGAGGGGAAGGGCCGATGA
- a CDS encoding molybdopterin-dependent oxidoreductase has product MTHATRTTRGDRLRSAAAGLSAALVAVGLAELTAAVVEPSASPFAVIGGGLIDLAPSWAKDTAIALFGTGDKVALITGIAVVLVAVAALAGILEFWRSGVGAVILGGLGALALVAAMLRPGAGPFAWLPGLVAGLVAVIALRLLVRRLRPIAGFAPDHEDRRRFLLWTAGTAAAGLIALAAGNVARGATRSIDAVREALRLPKAVTPAAPVPSAAELDISGLSPVVTPNLEFYRIDTALIVPRVDPADWSLRIHGMVDREVRVTWDELLALPMQESYVTLACVSNEVGGSLIGNARWLGHPIRELLARAGVQADADMVLSTSIDGFTASTPLEALTDDRDAVLAIGMNGEPLPIEHGFPVRMVVPGLYGYVSATKWVTELEVTRFDRAMGYWTPRGWSDHGPIKLQSRIDVPRGGQQVTAGDAVIAGMAWQQQVGVSGVEVRVDDGPWQPAELATAISADTWVQWSVPWQAASGAHTIECRAISADGETQTSDPAAPAPNGAQGWHRVEVSVA; this is encoded by the coding sequence ATGACGCATGCGACCCGCACGACGCGCGGTGACCGGCTCCGATCGGCCGCCGCCGGGCTGAGCGCCGCGCTCGTCGCGGTCGGGCTGGCCGAACTCACCGCCGCCGTGGTCGAGCCGAGCGCGAGCCCGTTCGCGGTGATCGGGGGCGGGCTGATCGATCTCGCCCCGAGCTGGGCGAAGGACACGGCGATCGCGCTGTTCGGCACCGGCGACAAGGTGGCGCTGATCACGGGAATCGCCGTGGTGCTGGTCGCCGTCGCCGCACTCGCCGGCATCCTCGAGTTCTGGCGATCCGGCGTGGGCGCGGTCATCCTCGGCGGCCTCGGCGCGCTTGCGCTGGTGGCGGCGATGCTCCGTCCAGGAGCGGGACCGTTCGCCTGGCTGCCAGGGCTCGTCGCCGGACTTGTCGCGGTCATCGCGCTGCGGCTGCTCGTCCGCCGACTGCGCCCGATCGCTGGGTTCGCCCCCGACCACGAGGACCGCCGCCGGTTCCTGCTCTGGACCGCCGGCACCGCGGCCGCTGGCCTGATCGCGCTCGCGGCCGGCAACGTCGCGCGCGGCGCGACTCGCTCGATCGATGCGGTCCGTGAGGCGCTGCGGCTGCCGAAAGCCGTCACGCCGGCGGCTCCCGTGCCGAGCGCCGCGGAGCTGGACATCTCCGGGCTCTCTCCCGTCGTCACTCCGAACCTCGAGTTCTACCGCATCGACACCGCACTGATCGTGCCTCGGGTCGACCCGGCGGACTGGTCGTTGCGCATCCACGGCATGGTCGATCGCGAGGTGCGTGTCACCTGGGATGAGCTGCTGGCGCTGCCGATGCAGGAGTCGTACGTGACGCTGGCCTGCGTGTCGAACGAGGTGGGCGGGTCGCTGATCGGCAACGCGCGCTGGTTGGGGCATCCCATCCGCGAGCTGCTCGCCCGTGCCGGCGTGCAGGCGGATGCCGACATGGTGCTGTCGACCTCCATCGACGGGTTCACCGCCTCGACCCCGCTGGAGGCGCTCACGGATGATCGGGATGCGGTGCTCGCGATCGGCATGAACGGCGAGCCCTTGCCGATCGAGCACGGCTTCCCGGTGCGGATGGTGGTGCCGGGGCTCTACGGCTACGTGTCGGCGACGAAGTGGGTCACCGAGCTGGAGGTCACCCGGTTCGACCGGGCGATGGGCTACTGGACGCCGCGCGGATGGTCGGATCACGGACCGATCAAGCTGCAGTCGCGCATCGACGTGCCCCGGGGCGGGCAGCAGGTCACCGCGGGCGATGCCGTGATCGCGGGAATGGCCTGGCAGCAGCAGGTGGGCGTGTCCGGGGTCGAGGTGCGTGTCGACGACGGTCCCTGGCAGCCTGCCGAGCTCGCCACCGCCATCTCGGCCGACACCTGGGTGCAGTGGAGCGTGCCGTGGCAGGCGGCCAGTGGTGCGCACACCATCGAATGCCGAGCCATCAGCGCCGACGGCGAGACCCAGACATCCGACCCGGCGGCCCCGGCGCCGAACGGTGCTCAGGGGTGGCATCGTGTCGAGGTGTCGGTGGCGTGA
- a CDS encoding ABC transporter ATP-binding protein, whose amino-acid sequence MNAMDARDVLLEVDSLSVEYASPGATPVRAVEDVSFTLRRGEFVGLVGESGSGKSTLGFALTRLQKPPARISGGRILFDGRDIRELDAEELRRQRQGGFAMVLQSGMNALNPVRTVGAHFQDVFAAHGHVPREARDARARELIGKVGLDAEVLARYPGELSGGMRQRASIALALSLEPQLMVFDEPTTALDVLVQHAVMDTIRDLQRAERFTAILISHDLGIVLEATDRVMVMHEGRIVEDASSQDILRSPKDEYTRMLLSHYADPRAKTISIPGFVDLGTRRREGRSRTDVTETVPTVSQRDTRRADAAVVLEGVSKRYPAPRRGQDEVTAVDDVSFRLEPGEALALVGASGSGKSTIAKLITGVEKPTSGSVRFGDMDVASLRRHGLRDLRKDVQMVFQDPYAALNPLHTVEYALSRPVRNYTPLRGQEARARVLELLETVGLTPVEQFAAKLPHQLSGGQRQRVVIARALASDPQVLIADEPVSMLDVSLRAGVLALLEDLRERWGISMLYITHDLLSARLVTENILVLNGGRVVERGETAHVLQHPEDPYTVELLDAVPNPSRISQ is encoded by the coding sequence ATGAACGCCATGGATGCGCGAGACGTGCTGCTGGAAGTGGACTCCCTCTCGGTCGAGTACGCCTCGCCCGGCGCGACCCCCGTGCGCGCGGTCGAGGACGTGTCGTTCACGCTGCGTCGCGGCGAGTTCGTGGGGCTGGTCGGGGAGTCCGGCTCGGGCAAGTCCACGCTCGGGTTCGCGCTCACCCGGCTGCAGAAGCCCCCGGCGAGGATCAGCGGCGGACGCATCCTGTTCGACGGCCGCGACATCCGCGAGCTGGATGCCGAGGAGCTGCGCCGTCAGCGGCAGGGCGGCTTCGCGATGGTGCTGCAGTCGGGCATGAATGCACTCAACCCGGTGCGCACGGTCGGCGCGCACTTCCAGGACGTCTTCGCCGCGCACGGGCATGTGCCCCGTGAGGCGAGGGATGCCCGTGCCCGCGAGCTGATCGGCAAGGTCGGGCTCGATGCCGAGGTGCTGGCGCGCTACCCCGGCGAGCTCTCGGGCGGCATGCGGCAGCGTGCCTCCATCGCGCTCGCGCTCTCCCTCGAGCCGCAGCTGATGGTGTTCGACGAGCCGACGACCGCGCTGGACGTGCTCGTGCAGCATGCGGTGATGGACACGATCCGTGACCTGCAGCGCGCCGAGCGGTTCACGGCGATCCTGATCAGCCACGACCTCGGCATCGTGCTCGAGGCCACGGATCGGGTGATGGTGATGCACGAGGGCCGCATCGTGGAGGACGCGTCCAGCCAGGACATCCTTCGCTCCCCGAAGGACGAATACACGCGGATGCTGCTCAGCCACTACGCCGATCCCCGCGCGAAGACGATCTCCATCCCGGGCTTCGTCGATCTGGGAACGCGGCGTCGCGAGGGCAGGAGTCGCACCGACGTCACCGAGACCGTGCCGACCGTGTCGCAGCGCGACACACGGCGGGCGGATGCCGCCGTGGTGCTCGAAGGCGTGTCGAAACGGTACCCGGCACCGCGCCGAGGGCAGGACGAGGTGACCGCGGTCGACGACGTGTCGTTCCGGCTGGAGCCGGGTGAGGCGCTCGCGCTCGTCGGAGCCTCCGGCTCGGGGAAGTCGACGATCGCCAAGCTCATCACGGGTGTCGAGAAGCCCACCTCGGGGTCGGTGCGGTTCGGCGACATGGATGTGGCCTCCCTGCGCCGGCACGGGCTGCGCGACCTGCGCAAGGACGTGCAGATGGTGTTCCAGGATCCGTACGCGGCGCTCAACCCGTTGCACACGGTCGAGTACGCCCTGTCGCGCCCGGTGCGCAACTACACACCGCTGCGTGGGCAGGAGGCCAGGGCACGCGTGCTGGAGCTGCTCGAGACCGTGGGCCTGACCCCGGTCGAGCAGTTCGCGGCGAAGTTGCCGCACCAGTTGTCGGGCGGTCAGCGGCAGCGCGTCGTGATCGCCCGCGCCCTCGCGAGCGATCCGCAGGTGCTGATCGCCGACGAGCCGGTGTCGATGCTCGACGTCTCGCTGCGCGCCGGTGTGCTCGCACTGCTCGAAGACCTGCGCGAGCGGTGGGGCATCAGCATGCTCTACATCACCCACGATCTGCTCAGCGCGCGACTGGTGACCGAGAACATCCTGGTGCTCAACGGCGGCCGCGTCGTCGAGCGCGGGGAGACCGCGCACGTGCTGCAGCATCCGGAGGATCCGTACACCGTCGAACTGCTCGATGCGGTTCCGAACCCTTCCCGAATCAGTCAGTAG